In Malassezia japonica chromosome 2, complete sequence, one DNA window encodes the following:
- the SSN3 gene encoding [pyruvate dehydrogenase (acetyl-transferring)] kinase (EggNog:ENOG503NVFR; COG:K), whose protein sequence is MAERGAVSAAEVMRAYRQARDAQRRPVLSRYRVIGFLNSGTYGRVYKAQEILPPGAFAREPGVYAIKKFKPDREGSTTTFTGISQSAVREIALNRELRHENVVWLREVMLEENAIFLVYEFVEHDFLQIIHHHLTVLRTPVSGAMIKSLLWQVLNGVQYLHENWIMHRDLKPANILITARGVVKIGDLGLARVYADPMVSLYASDMVVVTIWYRAPELLLGARHYTPAVDLWAVGCIWGELIALRPMFKGEEIRMGPKVKTVPLQTNQLGKIVDILGTPTKERWPTMDSLPDYGAWSALRRGDALPRTLYQWYTNRAGTSAGFDLLDRLLQYDPARRVTAAEALRHPWFSEEPLPTANAFAFLPNGTSPYPPGKVVLSDTHPIVSRARRAPG, encoded by the exons ATGGcggagcgaggcgcggtgtccgccgccgaggtcaTGCGCGCCTAccggcaggcgcgcgacgcgcagcggcggccggTCTTGTCGCGCTACCGGGTGATTGGATTCTTGAATTCCGGGACGTACGGCCGGGTGTACAAAGCGCAAGAGATCCTGCCCCCCGGCGCCTTTGCACGCGAGCCGGGCGTGTATGCGATCAAAAAGTTCAAGCCCGACCGCGAAGGGAGCACGACGACCTTCACCGGGATCAGCCAGagtgccgtgcgcgagaTTGCGCTGAATCGTGAGCTGCGCCACGAGAATGTCGTGtggctgcgcgaggtgatGCTCGAGGAGAATGCCATCTTTTTGGTGTACGAGTTTGTCGAGCACGACTTTCTGCAGATCATTCACCACCACCTCACagtgctgcgcacgccggtgAGCGGCGCAATGATCAAGTCGCTTCTGTGGCAGGTGCTCAATGGCGTGCAGTATCTGCACGAGAATTGGATCATGCACCGTGATCTGAAGCCGGCCAACATCCTGATtaccgcgcgcggcgttgTCAAGATCGGCGACCTGGGCCTTGCGCGCGTGTACGCTGACCCGATGGTGTCGCTGTACGCGAGCGACATGGTGGTCGTCACGATCTGGTACCGAGcgcccgagctgctgctcggcgcacggcacTATACGCCGGCGGTCGATCTATGGGCTGTCGGGTGCATCTGGGGCGAGCTCATCGCACTGCGGCCCATGTTTAAAGGCGAAGAGATTCGCATGGGCCCCAAGGTCAAGACGGTGCCGCTACAGAC GAACCAGCTCGGAAAGATTGTCGAcatcctcggcacgccgaccaaGGAGCGGTGGCCGACGATGGACTCCCTGCCCGACTATGGCGCTtggagcgcgctgcgccgtggCGACGC CCTCCCGCGCACACTCTACCAGTGGTACACGAACCGTGCGGGCACCTCGGCGGGCTTTGACCTGCTCGATCGGCTCCTGCAATACGatcctgcgcggcgcgtcacggccgccgaggcgctccgccACCCCTGGTTCTCCGAGGAACCGCTGCCGACGGCAAA CGCATTCGCTTTTCTGCCGaacggcacgtcgccctACCCCCCCGGCAAGGTCGTCCTTAGCGACACGCACCCGATTGtttcgcgcgcgcggcgcgcacctgGCTGA
- the GCN3 gene encoding translation initiation factor eIF-2B subunit alpha (COG:J; BUSCO:EOG09262X8R; EggNog:ENOG503NW71): MPEPFSIVDAFHSALRDDEDLPQPIAAIFALSEMIASSNAATTSELMESIKTASEELKQSLSNPIPASAGLELFMRFVTTKNWAGGDFQAHKHSLITTALEFAHNTVPSCRERITTLLLPFIKDDTVILTHGYSRVVMQVLLAAAKTQKKRISVYVSESRPSGQGLRTYNRLMAEGIPCTVVLDSAVAYIVHKADMCLIGAEGVVESGGLFNAVGSYQMGIVAKAAHKPVFAVAESFKFLRMFPLSQYDLPNASKVLPFPSAGEAENVDGATHMTPAMEALNPLIDYTLPELVTFIVSDIGILTPSGVSDALLAVYGGD, translated from the exons ATGCCCGAGCCGTTCTCGATTGTGGACGCGTTCCacagcgccttgcgcgacgacgaagaTCTCCCGCAGCCCATTGCGGCGATCTTTGCGCTGTCCGAGATGATTGCCTCGTCGAACGCCGCGACTACGTCCGAGCTTATGGAGAGTATCAAGACCGCTTCCGAAGAACTCAAGCAGAGCCTCTCAAATCCGATTCCTGCGTCGGCAGGCCTCGAGCTGTTCATGCGTTTTGTCACGACAAAGAACTGGGCTGGCGGC GACTTTCAAGCTCACAAGCACAGTCTCATTACGACCGCGCTCGAGTTTGCACACAATACGgtgccgagctgccgcgagcgcatcacgACGCTCCTTCTCCCGTTCATCAAGGACGATACG GTCATCCTCACGCACGGATACTCACGCGTGGTGATGCAggtgctcctcgccgccgccaagaCGCAAAAGAAGCGCATCAGCGTCTATGTCTCGGAGAGCCGTCCGTCGGGGCAGGGGCTGCGTACTTACAACCGCCTCATGGCCGAGGGTATCCCATGCACCGTCGTGCTCGATTCGGCCGTTGCCTACATTGTGCACAAGGCCGACATGTGCCTGATCGGCGCGGAAGGCGTCGTGGAGTCGGGCGGCCTCTTTAACGCAGTCGGCTCTTACCAGATGGGCATCGTtgccaaggcggcgcacaaGCCGGTCTTTGCGGTGGCCGAGAG CTTCAAGTTCCTCCGCATGTTTCCCCTCTCCCAGTACGACCTGCCGAACGCGTCGAAAGTGCTGCCGTTCCccagcgccggcgaggcggagaACGTCGACGGGGCGACGCACATGACGCCGGCGATGGAGGCACTTAATCCCTTg ATCGACTATACCCTCCCCGAGCTCGTCACGTTCATCGTGAGCGACATTGGCATTCTGACGCCGTCGGGTGTCTCGGATGCGCTCTTGGCTGTGTACGGTGGCGACTAA
- the DRS1 gene encoding RNA helicase (COG:A; EggNog:ENOG503NXAQ), with the protein MVSSKGGRALRDDFVMTLDSDDEVDVDVKETEPELPRKGQKASINAREKIVDDGKRAKRAPDANETLEMDEFEFDDGMDSGATGNVHDWNFHVDRAKGANSAEASRLTVDDIIERRRAAQSKPVLAEVMGEDEEGAYESEESDGEGFGSGARAVEDGEEEEEEEEEEDPLDEGEDEDEDEEEDEEEEHEEIDEDEDEDEDDADDERKTQYFATEDKETKPEVLSFSALRLNRALLRALDAMNFHKPTPIQARTIPIALAGKDIVAGAVTGSGKTAAFLIPILERLSYRQKGVEDARSRVVILCPTRELAIQCHSVGVALAKFMDVRFCLCVGGLSVKSQEAELKMRPDIIIATPGRLIDHMQNSSSFGIEDIEILVMDEADRMLEDGFEAQLNEIVRSCPTQRQTMLFSATMTDDVDQLVRLSLERPVRLFVDPKRSTAAKLIQEFVRVRVPANLSAAERKNAEDGQRASLLLSLCMRTFRDQVIIFVRSKKLAHQLKIIFGLLGLSAAELHGDLSQEQRLQSLMNFRDRKVDFLLATDLASRGIDIRGVQTVINYDMPAQLEPYLHRVGRTARAGRHGRSVTLVGEADRRLLKAVLKRTPPEQVKHRLLSADVIQKVSDAIDSLKPEIEQVLAEEKEERALRQAEMQLQKSENMLAHQDEIYSRPARTWFQSEKDKAEAKGASREEYVKKMDAAAAAEKRKGKDRFAGLSRRQKRVRLMKEEDAKENFSRDIDASIRAAKRAQRPTELGSSAPKYNPKPPKSKKRKISKELTSSDKGGAFGRDMSASRSKPSKPKPSPKGKAPGKAPRGRGRR; encoded by the exons ATGGTGTCGAGCAAAGGGGGGCGCGCTCTGCGCGACGACTTTGTCATGACGCTGGATTCAGATGACGAGGTAGACGTCGATGTGAAGGAGACTGAGCCGGAGCTGCCGCGCAAGGGCCAGAAGGCGAGCATCAACGCGCGCGAAAAGATTGTCGACGATGGCAAGCGTGCGAAGCGTGCGCCTGATGCCAATGAGACGCTCGAGATGGACGAGTTTGAGTTTGACGATGGCATGGATTCCGGTGCTACAGGAAACGTGCATGACTGGAACTTTCACGTGGACCGCGCGAAAGGCGCGAATAGCGCCGAAGCCTCGCGCCTGACGGTCGACGACATCATtgagcggcgtcgcgccgcgcagtcCAAGCCTGTACTTGCCGAGGTCAtgggcgaggacgaggagggtGCGTACGAAAGTGAAGAGAGCGATGGCGAAGGAttcggcagcggcgcacgagcagTGGAAGACGGcgaagaggaggaagaggaggaagaggaggaggaccCTCTGGATGAAGGggaagacgaggacgaggacgaggaggaagaTGAGGAAGAGGAACACGAGGAAATCgatgaggacgaggacgaggatgaGGACGATGCCGATGACGAACGCAAGACACAGTACTTTGCGACAGAAGACAAAGAGACCAAGCCTGAAGTCCTGTCGTTCTCTGCGCTCCGTCTGAaccgcgcgctcctgcgtGCCCTCGACGCGATGAACTTCCACAAACCGACGCCGATCCAGGCGCGTACCATCCCCATTGCACTCGCTGGCAAGGACATTGTGGCCGGCGCGGTGACCGGCAGTGGTAAAACGGCCGCTTTCCTTATCCCCATTCTCGAGCGTCTCTCGTACCGCCAGAAAGGTGTCGAGGATGCACGGTCGCGTGTTGTGATTCTGTGCCccacgcgcgagctcgcaaTCCAGTGCCACAGTGTCGGTGTGGCGCTTGCCAAGTTTATGGACGTGCGTTTTTGCCTGTGTGTCGGTGGTCTGTCGGTCAAGTCGCAAGAGGCCGAGCTCAAGATGCGCCCTGATATCATTATTGCGACGCCCGGCCGTCTTATTGATCATATGCAAAACAGCTCGTCGTTCGGTATCGAGGACATTGAGATTCTCGTTATGGACGAGGCCGATCGTATGCTCGAGGACGGATTTGAGGCGCAGCTCAACGAGATCGTGCGCTCGTGCCCCACTCAGCGCCAGACGATGCTCTTTTCCGCGACAATGAcggacgacgtcgaccagctGGTGCGTctctcgctcgagcgcccggTGCGTTTGTTTGTCGACCCCAAGCGCTCGACTGCCGCCAAGCTCATCCAAGAGTTTGTGCGTGTGCGTGTGCCGGCGAACCTGTctgcggccgagcgcaagaaCGCCGAGGATGGCCAgcgtgcgtcgctgctCCTCTCTCTGTGCATGCGTACCTTCCGCGACCAGGTCATCATTTTTGTGCGCAGCAAgaagctcgcgcaccagctCAAGATCATTTTTGGTTTGCTGGGCCTCTccgcggccgagctgcacggTGATTTGAGCCAGGAGCAGCGTCTGCAGTCACTCATGAACTTCCGCGACCGCAAAGTCGACTTTTTGCTCGCGACCGACCTCGCGAGTCGTGGTATTGATATCCGTGGCGTGCAGACCGTCATCAACTATGATATGCCCGCTCAACTCGAGCCGTATTTGCACCGTGTCGGTCGtacggcgcgtgccggacgCCACGGTCGCTCCGTGACGCTtgtcggcgaggccgaccgccgcctgctcaagGCCGTGCTgaagcgcacgccgcccgagcaggTGAAGCACCGCCTCTTGTCCGCCGACGTCATCCAAAAGGTCAGCGATGCGATTGATTCGCTCAAGCCCGAGATCGAGCAGGTGCTTGCAgaggagaaggaggagcgtgcgctgcgccaggctGAGATGCAGCTGCAAAAGAGCGAGAATATGCTGGCGCACCAGGACGAGATCTACTCGCGTCCCGCGCGCACCTGGTTCCAGAGCGAAAAGGATAAGGCGGAGGCGAaaggcgcctcgcgcgaaGAGTACGTCAAGAAGATGGacgcggctgcggcggccgagaAGCGTAAAGGCAAGGACCGCTTTGCGGGCCTGTCACGCCGGCAGAAGCGTGTGCGTCTGATGAAGGAGGAGGATGCGAAGGAGAACTTTTCG cgcgacaTCGACGCGAGTATCCGTGctgcgaagcgcgcgcagcgccccACCGAGCTCGGCTCGAGTGCACCCAAGTACAACCCCAAGCCGCCCAAGtccaagaagcgcaagatCTCGAAAGAGCTCACGTCCAGCGACAAGGGCGGTGCGTTTGGGCGCGACATGAGTGCGAGTCGGTCCAAGCCATCCAAGCCCAAGCCTTCACCCAAAGGCAAGGCACCCGgcaaggcgccgcgcgggcgcgggcgccggtAG
- a CDS encoding uncharacterized protein (COG:O; EggNog:ENOG503NYIV) codes for MQESGDETLGGVTAPPGPPHRLRLVPFLDMTRSLLFVPTELELRENGHAVQIGRFSERRRTDGESGEASDAAATPAVEITTETQPVPQALADDQAQIAARTSAATVNRQQTRVTFKSKVVSRLHAEIWCEAGGTIYIRDTKSSSGTFLNHLRLAPAGALSRPFALKDGDVLQFGIDYQGGVQELYRCIKLRVEIDRETRLQPTAYGSNMLRQLQTAQPEAQPAASSATPSRASGAELTECCICLFKIKVCQALFIAPCSHIFHYKCIRPLLTLHHPGFSCPLCRTFVNLDEDVEVDDGDDEDDNLPLAEMRNPNAATSPDADMDTSGSLGEMHSAPNSPLQVQEALPAQNTHTQLDAIVEQDSPALAPSAGQAVPSIGNDAMESVQTPFGIVQRPRPVA; via the coding sequence ATGCAAGAGAGCGGCGATGAGACGCTTGGTGGTGTGACTGCGCCACCCGGCCCACCACACCGCCTGCGTCTCGTGCCGTTCCTGGACAtgacgcgctcgctcctCTTTGTCCCGACCGAGCTAGAGCTACGGGAGAATGGGCATGCTGTACAGATTGGGCGCTTCTCGGAGCGCCGTAGGACGGATGGCGAGTCAGGCGAGGCAAGTGATGCGGCAGCGACACCCGCTGTTGAGATCACGACCGAGACACAGCCCGTGCCACAGGCCCTGGCTGACGATCAGGCCCAGATCGCGGCGCGGACGTCTGCGGCGACGGTGAATCGGCAGCAGACGCGCGTGACCTTCAAGAGCAAGGTGGTGAGTCGACTGCATGCTGAGATTTGGTGCGAAGCGGGAGGAACGATCTATATCCGCGACACCAAGTCGAGTAGCGGCACCTTTTTGAACCACCTGCGCCTGGCACCGGCCGGTGCGCTGAGCCGCCCCTTTGCACTGAAGGAtggcgacgtgctgcagTTTGGCATCGACTATCAAGGCGGTGTCCAGGAGCTGTATCGCTGCATCAAGCTTCGGGTCGAGATCGACCGTGAAACGCGCCTGCAGCCGACGGCCTACGGCTCCAATAtgctgcgccagctgcaGACGGCGCAGCCCGAGGCACAGCCTGCAGCCTCTAGCGCGACACCGAGCCGTGCGAGCGGGGCAGAGCTGACGGAGTGCTGTATCTGTCTCTTCAAAATCAAGGTGTGTCAGGCCCTGTTCATTGCACCCTGCTCGCACATCTTTCATTACAAGTGTATCCGGCCCCTGCTCACATTACACCACCCAGGCTTCTCATGCCCGCTGTGCCGTACGTTTGTAaacctcgacgaggacgtcgaggttgacgacggcgacgacgaagacgacAACTTACCGCTTGCTGAAATGCGGAACCCCAACGCAGCCACGTCGCCAGACGCGGATATGGACACGTCCGGCTCGCTGGGCGAAATGCACTCAGCGCCCAACTCGCCACTCCAGgtgcaagaggcgctcCCAGCGCAGAACACAcacacgcagctcgacgcaATCGTCGAGCAAGATAGCCCCGCACTCGCACCGTCGGCTGGGCAGGCGGTGCCGAGCATCGGCAATGATGCTATGGAGAGCGTACAGACACCCTTTGGAATTGTACAGCGCCCGCGCCCTGTAGCATAG
- the KRR1 gene encoding ribosomal RNA assembly protein krr1 (EggNog:ENOG503NTXU; BUSCO:EOG09263CG4; COG:A), with product MADEGAAPVENKNKRFRKDKPWDTDDIDHWKIDKFTAEDNPNPFLEESSFATLFPKYREKYLREIWGHVTTALDKHGVACTLDLVEGSMSVRTTRKTFDPYIILRARDLIKLLSRSVPFTQAVKVLQDDMACDVIKIGGIVRNKERFVKRRQRIIGPNGSTLKAIELLTNCYVLVQGNTVSAMGQYKSLKEVRRIVLDCMKNIHPIYHIKELMIKRELAKDPKLANESWDRFLPKFKKTSVKSKKPAPAPTKKVYTPFPPPQQPSKIDLQLESGEYFLKPSEKKRNEHAKKMESQAKHAKEREQKRELAFIPPEEPLPGDSKKRSADDADDAPKPKKEKKEKKEKKEKKEKKEKKEKSKK from the exons ATGGCGGACGAAGGTGCGGCGCCTGTCGAGAACAAGAACAAGCGGTTCCGCAAGGACAAGC CCTGGGACACGGATGATATTGATCACTGGAAGATTGACAAATTTACAGCGGAGGACAACCCCAACCCCTTTTTGGAAGAGAGCAGTTTTGCGACGCTTTTCCCCAAGTACCGCGAAAAGTATCTGCGCGAGATCTGGGGCCATGTAACGActgcgctcgacaagcATGGCGTGGCATGCACTTTGGATCTTGTCGAGGGCTCGAtgtcggtgcgcacgacgcgcaaGACCTTTGACCCGTACATTATCctccgtgcgcgcgacctgATCAAGCTGCTGAGCCGCAGTGTGCCTTTTACGCAGGCCGTCAAGGTGCTCCAAGATGACATGGCATGTGATGTCATCAAGATTGGCGGTATTGTGCGCAACAAAGAGCGCTTTGTGAAGCGCCGCCAGCGTATTATTGGTCCTAATGGCAGCACGCTCAAGGCGATCGAGCTGCTGACCAACTGCTACGTGCTGGTGCAAGGCAACACGGTCAGTGCCATGGGCCAGTACAAGAGCCTGAAGGAGGTGCGGCGCATTGTGCTCGACTGCATGAAGAATATCCACCCTATTTACCATATCAAAGAACTCATGAtcaagcgcgagctggccAAGGACCCGAAGCTCGCAAACGAGTCGTGGGACCGTTTCCTGCCCAAGTTCAAGAAGACCAGCGTGAAGTCGAAGaagccggcgccggcgccgacgaaGAAGGTGTACACGCCCTTCCCTCCTCCTCAGCAGCCGAGCAAGATCGACTTGCAGCTCGAGAGCGGCGAGTACTTCCTCAAGCCGAGCGAGAAGAAGCGCAACGAGCATGCCAAGAAGATGGAGTCGCAGGCGAAACAtgccaaggagcgcgagcagaaGCGCGAGTTGGCCTTTATCCCCCCCGAGGAGCCCTTGCCGGGCGACAgcaagaagcgcagcgccgacgacgccgacgacgcgcccaagcccaagaaggagaagaaggagaagaaggagaagaaagagaagaaggagaagaaggaaAAGAAGGAGAAATCGAAGAAATAG
- a CDS encoding uncharacterized protein (EggNog:ENOG503NWA8; TransMembrane:1 (i408-429o); COG:A) — translation MAMPECLEGIPIGVVLVQVRPASPVESQGGGVLKEEEIQRLAACTETASVLHDLAALQSLHALEAEVERDAWNLWCAGMYAGTMRIRIYAAASERHRTPRKSKRPPPPRPAATLWERVLPHVLVGTLEWHALSRESDATPSDAKHFWREGLSQWSLAELYRRLPSPPDAQLDLDIPLKCTLYSYQCNSLAKLLQRELEPESYCDPYFLQRTCPVPMRSGERSYAMDPATYEFFPCSAVSVYPDLKGGILCDEMGVGKTIICIALILSTLSHVSQPDQEPMASATTSLMALQFPQHEYQGADPARGLALDLVTAPFGAPSPGERISRVRPPKATQAETPPPKEHIEGRVSLAEIAAHRLRTTNMCPPSVLATLPPQLQDLLGLASAPFIHLWPPPPTRMSRISQSRTPLRVYLTSATLVLVPLTLLVQWLEEIEKHCEPGALRVLAVPDIHTPLPDALHLAQGYDIVLMSHSRFGKEAGDDQQGMRSDLDASPIMQVYWKRVIIDEGNMLAGDSLVVRLCSYLRVERRWIVTGTPTEALVGSSLKASGAALTSPSKARPTSWTPAERKSLDRLKLLLVRFLRLAPFVGASASMASAAKASGLPSGKERDWNALMAAPPDNSGEWTAKCRLYDVLARVMVRNRVEDVERECPLPPLEHRVVSLALSDLERKTYNVLQSLIVLNAALSEESDKDYFFHPSNRKALAAVMENLALACFHFAGQGFLEQTKSARDLIETQYASLKEPYKERVHEAMCQLDAALEDETWKEHLARGDVLYTTQGASGELVQAWTSRSATHMTSEELVSMRRACAEALRESSLDADDLYDELITKGMQYAQRKQGKSPGRTPDAPKTVVTLASDHATASANLQRARHSIQPRGRARAPWEEEITLPEGMDDIRVTKTSSTKLDAMLVEILTSIESEKVLVFSMLDNVLFELAAALDVVQVPYLCYVAGMPQKLRNEYASSFAHSSTYRCLLMSTTVGGRGLDLHCASRVLFAEPVWQLDLESQAIKRAWRMGQTRPVVVSTYVMQHTFEDRLVVRKKARIAELHETSTIDDAKTLTEDPGMRDFVAHPRFVQPAPAEETRLSCSAFQMTPTKDEGPKKRAKHVH, via the exons ATGGCCATGCCGGAGTGCCTCGAGGGGATTCCTATCGGCGTGGTGCTCGTGCAAGTGCGCCCTGCGTCGCCTGTTGAGAGCCAGGGAGGGGGCGTGCTCAAGGAGGAAGAGATACAGCGTCTCGCAGCGTGCACAGAGACCGCATCGGTCCTccacgacctcgccgccctCCAAAGCctccacgcgctcgaggccgaggtcgagcgcgatgcgtgGAACCTATGGTGCGCAGGGATGTATGCAGGCACGATGCGCATACGCATCTATGCGGCGGCTTCCGAGCGGCACAGGACACCACGCAAATCCAAGCGGCCGCCCCCACCGCGGCCCGCCGCCACGCTCTGGGAACGCGTTCTGCCGCACGTCTtggtcggcacgctggAGTGGCACGCACTGAGCCGCGAGTCCGATGCGACGCCAAGCGACGCCAAGCATTTCTGGCGCGAGGGACTC TCGCAATGGTCGCTCGCCGAACTATACCGCCGCCTGCCTAGTCCACCGGACGCGCAGCTGGATCTGGATATTCCGCTCAAGTGCACGCTCTATTCGTACCAATGCAACTCTCTCGCAAAGTTGttgcagcgcgagctcgagccaGAGAGCTACTGCGACCCATATTTTTTGCAGCGGACATGCCCTGTGCCGATGCGCAGTGGCGAGCGCTCCTATGCCATGGATCCTGCGACGTACGAATTCTTTCCGTGCTCTGCGGTGAGTGTCTACCCCGACTTGAAAGGAGGAATCTTGTGCGACGAGATGGGCGTCGGCAAAACGATCATCTGCATCGCGCTTATTCTAAGCACCCTTTCGCACGTCTCGCAGCCGGACCAGGAGCCcatggcgagcgcgacaacAAGTCTTATGGCACTCCAGTTTCCGCAGCACGAGTACCAAGGTGCAGATCCCGCGCGAGGACTTGCGCTTGACCTCGTCACGGCACCGTTTGGCGCACCGAGTCCGGGCGAGCGCATCTCGCGCGTACGCCCGCCTAAAGCAACACAGGCTgagacgccgccgccgaaaGAGCATATCGAAGGACGTGTATCGTTGGCCGAGATtgctgcgcatcgcctgcgTACGACCAACATGTGTCCTCCGTCGGTGCTTGCGACTTTGCCGCCCCAGCTGCAagacctgctcggccttgcTTCTGCACCGTTCATCCATCTatggccgccgccgcccacgcGTATGTCACGTATTAGCCAGAGCCGTACACCGCTGCGTGTCTACCTGAcatcggcgacgctcgtcctTGTCCCACTCACGCTCCTTGTCCAGTGGCTCGAAGAGATCGAGAAGCACTGTGAGCCCGGCGCACTGCGTGTGCTGGCGGTTCCTGATATACATACACCCCTGCCGGATGCGttgcacctcgcgcagggcTATGACATTGTGCTCATGTCCCACTCGCGTTTCGGCAAGGAAGCTGGCGACGATCAGCAAGGCATGCGCtcggacctcgacgcgtcgcccaTCATGCAAGTCTACTGGAAGCGCGTGATCATTGACGAAGGTAACATGCTCGCAGGCGActcgctcgtcgtccgtcTGTGCTCCTATCTCCGTGTCGAACGCCGCTGGATCGTCACAGGCACaccgaccgaggcgctggtcggcTCGAGTCTCAAagcgtcgggcgccgcgctcacgTCCCCGTCCAAGGCACGCCCGACATCGTGGACCCCTGCGGAACGCAAGAGTCTCGACCGCTTGAAATTGCTCCTGGTGCGTTTCCTTCGACTCGCACCGTTTGTCGGGGCGTCCGCGAGCATGGCCTCAGCCGCAAAGGCGTCTGGTCTTCCATCgggcaaggagcgcgactGGAATGCTCTGATGGCCGCACCGCCAGACAACAGCGGTGAGTGGACGGCCAAGTGCCGTCTGTATGATGTCTTGGCCCGCGTCATGGTACGTAACCGCGTCGAagacgtcgagcgcgaatGCCCCTTGCCGCCGCTTGAGCACCGCGTGGTATCGCTGGCCCTTTCTGACTTGGAGCGCAAGACTTACAATGTCCTGCAGTCGCTCATTGTCTTGAATGCGGCGCTATCCGAAGAGTCTGACAAGGACTATTTCTTCCACCCAAGTAACCGCAAAGCGCTAGCCGCTGTCATGGAAAACTTGGCGCTTGCCTGCTTTCACTTTGCCGGTCAGGGCTTCTTGGAGCAGACCAAAAGCGCACGCGACCTGATCGAGACACAGTATGCTTCGCTCAAGGAGCCCTACAAAGAGCGCGTCCATGAGGCGATGTGCCAGCttgacgcggcgctcgaagATGAAACATGGAAGGAGCATTTGGCCCGTGGAGACGTCTTGTACACGACGCAAGGCGCATCCGGCGAGCTTGTGCAAGCGTGGACCAGCCGCTCAGCGACGCACATGACCTCGGAGGAGCTCGTCTCGATGCgccgagcctgcgccgaaGCGTTGCGAGAGAGCAGCCTAGATGCAGACGACCTCTATGACGAGCTCATTACAAAAGGGATGCAGTACGCCCAGCGTAAGCAGGGGAAGTCGCCGGGACGCACGCCGGATGCGCCAAAGACGGTTGTGACCCTCGCCTCGGACCAcgcgaccgcctcggcgaaTTTGCAGCGTGCACGTCATTCGATTCAGCCACggggccgcgcgcgtgcgccttgGGAAGAGGAGATTACGCTCCCTGAAGGAATGGACGACATTCGCGTCACCAAAACGTCGTCGACGAAGCTGGACGCAATGTTGGTTGAGATCCTCACGTCGATCGAGTCGGAAAAGGTGCTCGTCTTTTCTATGCTGGACAATGTGCTCTTTGAGCTTGCCGCAGCACTCGATGTCGTACAAGTGCCTTATTTGTGCTATGTTGCAGGTATGCCGCAAAAGCTCCGAAATGAGTACGCAAGCAGTTTCGCTCACTCGTCGACCTACCGCTGCCTGCTCATGTCGACAACGGTGGGTGGCCGTGGGCTCGATTTGCACTGTGCCAGCCGCGTTCTATTTGCTGAGCCTGTCTGGCAGCTGGATCTGGAGAGCCAAGCGATTAagcgtgcgtggcgcaTGGGGCAGACACGACCGGTCGTCGTATCGACCTACGTCATGCAGCACACGTTCGAGGATCGGCTAGTGGTGCGTAAAaaggcgcgcatcgccgagctccaCGAGACCAGTACGATCGACGATGCCAAGACACTCACAGAGGACCCCGGCATGCGCGATTTTGTCGCCCACCCGCGGTTTGTGCAGCCCGCTCCTGCAGAGGAGACACGGTTGTCCTGTTCTGCCTTTCAAATGACACCGACCAAGGACGAGGGGCCGAAGAAGCGCGCAAAACATGTACATTAG
- the CDC43 gene encoding protein geranylgeranyltransferase type I (EggNog:ENOG503NUSI; COG:O) codes for MTYTALLTLAILRDDFQRLDREGIKTHRLDCIPNRDKLEQWVLSRQVPLSGFQGRVEKEQDTCYSFWCGATAKILGCHAAIDAASDASYLLSAQSKRGGIAKVPGESPDVLHSYLSYVALAMHQHDQLPNIGLPFRPVCASLNLSYSSLEWVVEHLWHSVPTYSVP; via the exons ATGACGTACACTGCCCTTCTAACGCTTGCCATTCTCCGGGACGACTTTCAGCGGCTGGATCGCGAAGGGATCAAGACCCAC cggcttGACTGCATCCCCAACCGCGACAAGCTCGAGCAGTGGGTGCTCTCTCGACAAGTGCCCCTCTCTGGATTTCAGGGCCGCGTGGAAAAAGAGCAAGATACCTGCTATTCGTTTTGGTGCGGCGCAACGGCCAAGATCCTCGGATGCCATGCGGCGATCGATGCGGCATCCGACGCTTCCTACCTCCTATCTGCCCAGTCCAAGCGGGGTGGCATTGCCAAGGTTCCAGGCGAGTCACCAGACGTGCTGCATTCGTATCTGTCGTACGTTGCCCTCGCGATGCATCAACACGACCAGCTCCCCAATATTGGTTTGCCTTTTCGCCCTGTATGCGCGTCGCTGAATCTCTCTTACTCCTCGCTGGAGTGGGTGGTCGAGCATTTGTGGCACAGCGTGCCTACGTATTCTGTTCCCTAA